The genomic region GGCGGGCGTGGCGGCGATCGGGCCCTCGAGGTTGTGGGTGCCGCCACCGGCTTCGTGCAGTTGCGCGCTGATCTGCCAGCCGCCTTCAACGGCAGTCAGTTGCGGCTGCAGTATCCGCTGCGAGGCGGCGGTGCCATGGAGCAGGGCCATGTCGGGCCGGGATGCCCTGACCGGGTCGAGCTGGCGCAGGGCCTGGATGGTGCGGTCCCGGTCGACCACCGCCGGATCGTCGGCGTTGGCCAGCGCGTCGCGCAGGTGCGCGCCAAGCGCGGTCATCCGCTCCGGGCCGGGTGCGTCCGTGGTGCCGGGGCCGGGCTGGATGGGCAATACCAGCACGCGCTGCAGCGGTGGCTGTACCGCGATCGTCGGGTCGTGGTCGTGCTGCCACCACCAGAGGCCGGATCCGGCTGCCACGGCCAGGGCGGCGGCCAGACCCAGCCACAGGCCACGACCGGGGCGCAGTTCGCGCGGGACTTCACGGCGGTCGATCGCCGCGATCACTTCGGCCGCACTCTTGAAGCGGTGCGCCGGCTGCGGGCGCAACAGCTTGTCGAGCAGTCGCGCGACCCAGGCCGGCACGTCGCTGCGCACCTCGGTCACCGGCCGGGGCGTGCGCACCATGCGCTGGGCCAGTACTTCGGCCAGGGTGCCGCTGGAGAACGGCGGCGCGCCGGTCAGCATTTCGTAGAGGATCAGGCCCAGCGCGTAGAGATCGCTGCGCGCGTCGACGGGGTCGCCACGCGCCTGCTCGGGCGACAGGTAGTCGGGGGTGCCGACGATCGTGCCGGAGCGGGTCAGGCCGCTGGTCGCCAGTGAACGGGCCACCCCGAAGTCGCTGATGTAGGCGTTGCCGTCGGCATCGAGCAGCACATTGGCCGGCTTGAGGTCGCGGTGGATCACGCCCTTTGCGTGCGCCGCGCCGAGCCCCTCGGCCAGCTGGCGGGCGATCCGCAGCGCATCGTCGACCGCGAATGCGCCTTCGTGGCCGGCGGCCGGCTTGTCCAGTGCGCGCCTGTCCAGTGCGCGCCTGTCCAGTACCCGGTCGAGCGGCGCGCCGTCGACGAAGTCCATGCTGATCAGCCAGTGTTCCTGGTGGCGGGCCAGGTCGTGGATACGGACCACGTGCGGGTTGGACACCTGACGCGCGAGCAGCAGTTCGGAGCGGAAGCGTTCGAACGATTCCGGACGATGGGCCAGCTCGGGTCTGAGCAGCTTGACCGCGACCGTGACGTCCAGGTCGATGTCGGTGGCACGGTAGACCACGCCCATGCCGCCGACGCCAAGCAGCGATTCGATCCGGAAACGTCCTGCCAGCACTGTCCCCGGTTCGAACTCGGCCTGGTTGTAGAGGCCGGTCATCGTGGCGTCGTTGCCGGGGGGCGTGGTGTTGGTCAACGGCGCTGCCCTGCGTGGTTCGCGATGATCCGCTCCCATGCGTGCTCGCGGGGCGGTTCCGCGGGGGTGGTGTGGGCATCGAGCAGGTCGTGGGCGCGGCGCGCGGCGATCCAGACCGCCGCGTTCTCGACGAAGGCTTGCAGCAGTTCGACATCGAGGGTGCTGATCGCTGCACCGGGGCGGACCCGGTCGGCATAGACCGCGCCCAGCACGTCATCGCCGTCGAGCAGGGGCAGGCAGACCAGGGTGCTCAGTCCCGCCGCCGAGACCGAGGCGCGGCCGGCCAGCCAGGGTTGGGTCGAAATGTCGTTGGCAACCACGGCGTGGCGTTCGCCCATCGCGCGTTGCACCGCGCCGACGCTGCCGGAGAACTCGCGCAGGGCCAGCGATGCCGGTGGCAGTTCGATGCTGGCGCGGACGCTGTAGCCGCTACCCTCTTCCAGCAGCACGAAGCCGCGGTCGCACTGGGCCAGTTCGAGCACCGAGCGCAGGGTCGCGTCGAGCATGCTGTCGAGGTCGTTGATCCGCCCGAGCTGCTGGGTGTGGGCGGTGGCCCTGGCCCGGCGGGCCGCGAAACGGGAGGCATCCGCCTCGACATGGGCATCGTCTACCGTGGCGAACTCGCAATGCACATCGCCGAAGCGCAGCCAGCAGCTGTCGGGCAGGCGGACCTCGTTGATCCGGATGCCGTCGACGAAGCTGCCGTTCTTGCTGCCCAGGTCGGCCAGGTGCCAGCTGCCGCCGACGTTGCGCAGTTCTGCGTGCAGGCGCGAGATCGAGGCGTGGGCGAGGGGCAGGCATTCCGCCTCCGTACCCGGTGGAGCAGTGCCGGACGTGGCCTCCGCGGTGGCACGACCGATGCGCAGCCGCGCCACCGCCGGAATCATGCGGGATATGGCAGCGCCGTCAGGTGGGTATGCGATCAGTCGCGCCTGCATCCGGCCATGTTAACGCGCATTTCACTTGTGGAAGCGAGCATCCGGCATGGCCTCCGATGCCCGGCAAGGTCCGCAGTGCAAACGGCAACGCCGTTCGAATGGTTCGAATGGCGACCGAGCGGCGGCTGCTCCGCAGCCGCCGGAACTGTCGCGGTTACTGCCCGGTCACTGTCCGTAGTCGCGCAGGAATTCGATGCTGTACCTGAGCGTGGCGACCCCGGCCATCAGGCCGCCGGCCTGGTTCACCGCGGTTTCGGCATCGCCGGCGTTCCAGGTCTGGCTCAGTTCGTTGCCGGCGTGGGCAGAGGCATTGGCGCGGATCGTGTCCAGCGCGACGAGGGCATCGGCATGGTTGCCGGCGGCGCAGGCGGCTTCGGCAGCGTCGAGGTTGGCGGCATATCCGGCCTTTACCGACGACGGCAGGCCGTTGACGCGTGCGCGCAGCCAGTCGAACTTCTCCGTGATCACGGTGCCGGTCTCACGCAGATCGGCCAGTACGAGGAACTGCGAGAAGCCGCTGGTGGTGCCGCGTGCACGCACGCTGCCGGGGGCGATCTCGTCGGTGATGTCGCGGAACATACCGCCCTGCGGGGCCTTGAACAGGCGGAACGGGCTGCCGGCGGAGTAAGGCAGGGCATGGGTATGCACTTCGACCCGGACCGTGCGGTCCAGGCTCAGGCCGGATGCGGCCGGCGGCTCGACGGTGATCAGCAGCGGCAGGGTCGAGAGGAGCTGGACCAGTTGCGGATCGGACAGCCGCGAAAGCAGGTCGGGGTCGGTCACGCTGACCAGTTGCGCGCTGATGCCCAGGTTGGAGGCCTTGAGATTGCGCGCGTCGCTGAAGGTCAGGGTCATGTCGGCCATGGGCTGGCCGGGAAGGCCGATGCTGGCGGTGGCGGTCTTGCCGGAAACGCTGACCTGCACGGGCAGGCTCTGGGCCGCGGCGCTGCTTGTGCCGATCAACAGGGATGCGGCCAACAGCCATGCCGTCATGAGTCGTGTGGATACCTGGGAAAACCTCGACATCGCTACCTCCGGGGTGGAGCTCAGGACAGTGCCGCCGATTCCGGCCGTCAGCCGGGCAGGGCAGGACAACGTCCGCACCATAGCGCGGACTGTGATCCACGTCTCTAGGGGTTTTCACTCACGCTCATTCATCTATGTGAATCATCACGGAGAGGGCGCGGCATGGGTATTTTTCCCCCTTCGGACTGGGGGCAAATGCCGATGGGGTTATGTGTCCGGCGGCGAAATACTCGGGGCTCGAGCCCGACAGGGCACCCGGATCCGGAGGTTTTGCAGTGTCCACGATCGCTCCTCATCGTAACGTCATCCGCCTCAGTGCCCTGGCTGCGGGCCTGTTGGCCAGCGGCATCGCCCTTGCCGAAGCCCGGTTGGGCGAGGACCTGGTTTCGCTCATGGACGTTGCGCAAGCGGGCAAGGAGCTCGAGGTCATCATCAGCTACGAACAGTCCGGGCCGGTGACACAGGCCCAGATCCAGGCACTTGAGGCGCTGGGAATCGGCCGCGGCGAGCGCATGCGCAATCTGCCGATCGTCGGTGCCCTGGCTTCGCCGGAACAGATCCGCGCGCTGGCCCAGCGCGACGACGTGGTCTCGATCCACCACAACGCGCAGCTTCGCTATTTCAACAAGGAGGCGCGGGAGATTTCCGGCGCAGCGCGCACGGTTGCGAATCCGGCGGACTACGGCCGTGCGATTCCGTTCAGCGGCCACGGCGTGACCGTGACGGTCATCGATTCGGGCGTGGATGGCACCCACGAGGACATCAAGTTCGGCAAGAACCTGGTGCAGAACGTGTATGGCGCGCAGACCGTGGTGCCCGCGCTGGCCGACATCGTGGCCCCGGGCTTCGTGCCGGTGACCTGGATCGAGAACGTGCCCAATACCGATATCGGCTCCGGCCATGGCACTCACGTCGCCGGCACCATCGGCGGCACCGGCGCGCGCTCGCAACAGCAGTACCGTGGCGTGGCGCCGGGTGCCGACCTGGTGGGCTACGGCTCCGGCGCGGTGATCTTCGTGCTCGATGCGGTGCGCGGCTTCGACTACGTCGCCACCAACCAGTTCAGCTTCGATCATCCGATCCGGGTCACCAGCAATTCCTGGGGCTCCTCGGGTACGTTCGATCCGACCAATCCGATCAGCATCGCCACCTACGAGCTGTACAAGCGCGGTGTCGTCACCGTGTTCGCCGCCGGCAACGATGGCCCGGGCGAGGACACCCACAACCCGTACGCACAGGCGCCGTGGGTGATCTCGGTCGGCGCCGGTGAAAAGAACGGTGTGCTGACCGGATTCTCCTCGCGCGGCAAGCGCGGCGAGGTCGCCGACTTCACCATGCCCGACGGCCGCCAGTGGACCTACATCAACGAGCCGACCGTCGTCGCCACCGGCGTCGACATCCTCTCGACCTGGGACAGCACCGGCACGTTGTGCACGCCGGCCGTCGACGATCCCGACGTGCCGACCGCCTACGCGCCGTTCTACTGCTACATGAGCGGCACCTCGATGGCGACCCCGCACGTGTCCGGCATCATCGCGCTGATGCTGGAAGCCAATCCGCACCTGACTCCGGCCGAAGTCAGGGACATCATCCAGCGCACCGCCACCAACATGACCGGGCGGCTGCCGTGGGAGGCGGGTGCCGGTCACATCAACACCTACGC from Lysobacter alkalisoli harbors:
- a CDS encoding GAF domain-containing protein — protein: MIPAVARLRIGRATAEATSGTAPPGTEAECLPLAHASISRLHAELRNVGGSWHLADLGSKNGSFVDGIRINEVRLPDSCWLRFGDVHCEFATVDDAHVEADASRFAARRARATAHTQQLGRINDLDSMLDATLRSVLELAQCDRGFVLLEEGSGYSVRASIELPPASLALREFSGSVGAVQRAMGERHAVVANDISTQPWLAGRASVSAAGLSTLVCLPLLDGDDVLGAVYADRVRPGAAISTLDVELLQAFVENAAVWIAARRAHDLLDAHTTPAEPPREHAWERIIANHAGQRR
- a CDS encoding S8 family peptidase, encoding MSTIAPHRNVIRLSALAAGLLASGIALAEARLGEDLVSLMDVAQAGKELEVIISYEQSGPVTQAQIQALEALGIGRGERMRNLPIVGALASPEQIRALAQRDDVVSIHHNAQLRYFNKEAREISGAARTVANPADYGRAIPFSGHGVTVTVIDSGVDGTHEDIKFGKNLVQNVYGAQTVVPALADIVAPGFVPVTWIENVPNTDIGSGHGTHVAGTIGGTGARSQQQYRGVAPGADLVGYGSGAVIFVLDAVRGFDYVATNQFSFDHPIRVTSNSWGSSGTFDPTNPISIATYELYKRGVVTVFAAGNDGPGEDTHNPYAQAPWVISVGAGEKNGVLTGFSSRGKRGEVADFTMPDGRQWTYINEPTVVATGVDILSTWDSTGTLCTPAVDDPDVPTAYAPFYCYMSGTSMATPHVSGIIALMLEANPHLTPAEVRDIIQRTATNMTGRLPWEAGAGHINTYAAVAEAAGLRRDDFGATVNALREFNANALLVPGGDPVPFSIFFSPVGEVEAKEFEVGPEVAWVSARATVDANTIAVVLIDPDGVRYGSSIALPVIGDTVGTGAPAKPGTWKVTVRGIGSVSGVSLDPLQATNGVAAPGIIDGQVSFINSGGYTGMDDVAGHAARGAIEFAVANRLVDGFSDKRFRPDQVLKRGELAQYLTMGTSVRAHLPFDGRSSFTDLSPGDEVYPFAESVVARGAALRDRSQSQAGVMGAVNGAFRPNDKVTRISLAYSLVQSLALQGEAQAFDGQLTAYYDGQRIPVEDAGNIPASLRGYAQLALDHGLLNARFTLTQGPFDLQPKLQAWFDPGQSVTRAAYAVAAGRYQAHYQSGE
- a CDS encoding DUF6689 family protein; translated protein: MSRFSQVSTRLMTAWLLAASLLIGTSSAAAQSLPVQVSVSGKTATASIGLPGQPMADMTLTFSDARNLKASNLGISAQLVSVTDPDLLSRLSDPQLVQLLSTLPLLITVEPPAASGLSLDRTVRVEVHTHALPYSAGSPFRLFKAPQGGMFRDITDEIAPGSVRARGTTSGFSQFLVLADLRETGTVITEKFDWLRARVNGLPSSVKAGYAANLDAAEAACAAGNHADALVALDTIRANASAHAGNELSQTWNAGDAETAVNQAGGLMAGVATLRYSIEFLRDYGQ